In Oryzias melastigma strain HK-1 linkage group LG6, ASM292280v2, whole genome shotgun sequence, the DNA window cactatgcaaaaaaatgatGCCTGACAGAGGTAAAGTGTTGCAGCATGACAGTATAAAAGGGCAGAAATTAACCTCTGTTTAGAAATAAAGCATAAGTttactaaaaatgaaatgatgggagataataaagaaatgttaagaagaattcaaatttttttctagaatttttaacctttttttatgaaTCTTGTTTTCTCTTCTACTATCTGACATATTTTTTCGGATTTCTGCACATTGTCATCCATTTCTGGGACTTTGTGCGAAGGTGAACTCTGTTTGTGTGCTGGTGCTCATGTTCAAGGCTTCCTGCCAACATGCGATGATGAGTTCTGAATGGGAGGAAAACAGAACCAGAGCAGGGTTCAGGCAGAGCCTCCACACTGATAAATATAGCCGAACTCGACCTGTTTCATAAATGCTGCAAAGAAGCAGAAGTGAGCGCTCTTGCTGCTTCTGCACGGTTTAATCTCATCCTTTCAGCCGTCGTCACGTGTCCATATCGCACCCCGGCATTGTCAGCTGGCTCGGTAATTGGCTTGTGGTGTCTGCTTTGAATGTGCATCTGTCAAAAGAGGAACCCGAGAGGAGCTCTCCTCCTCACTCGGTCCTATTGGTTTCTGCACTTGCTGCCCCGCAGGGTTGTTTGCAAAGTGCTGAACGGTTTCGTTCATGTGTTTGACACTCTGACCTTTCAGCGCAGCAGGCACTTGTCTTTATCCTGCCTCCACTTTTTCTCCTGTAAAGCTCTTCTCATGCACACTGGCTACCAAACAAGAAGTCTCACTTAGGAATTTAAGAGATCTCCAAAATTCTTTAAtgtaatagtaaaaaaaatatatatttttttaaatccaaataaTTCTTTAGTGTTCCCATCTAATCAATACAACAATGTTGCTTGAATTGTCCACAATATAAAGGCAACAGTCATTTGTCACAAGACATTAGTTCTGATGCTGGGCGTCAGCGTTCGCTCTCTTTACGCCCCCTCTGATGCTGCGAGGACGTTGGAAAGATTTGTCATGGTGTCTGTAAGTCTGCCACTTCTAATTAAGATAAGACATGCATTCATTCTGGCTGTGTTCTCCTTCCAAACAGTCAGAAATTGGATTTGGGAAGCTGGAGTCTTACATCAAACTGGACAAACTTGGGGAGGTAAGTCTAAAAGTTCACACCCTGGATCTGaatggtttttgttttacttaacaATTCAGCTGAATCTTGTTTCTAATTGTTGTCTTCAGGGTACATACGCAACAGTTTACAAGGGGAGGAGTAAGTTGACGGACAACCTAGTGGCGCTGAAGGAGATCAGACTGGAACACGAGGAGGGGGCGCCGTGCACAGCTATCAGAGAAGGTACGGGACGGTTAGATGCACTGATTGAAGAGATGAAGTCGCGCCTCCTCACTGCTGCATTTCTGCTCTTTTCCCATGGCGAAGTCTCCCTGCTGAAGGACCTGAAACACGCCAACATCGTGACGCTGCACGACATCGTGCACACGGACAAATCTCTCACACTGGTTTTTGAATATCTGGTAAGCCTCAACCGCCTCCACTTCCTTCATGAGGAGCTGCTGTCCAACTGTTGCTGTCTCCTCTAACGCCCTTCCTGTCCTCTAGGACAAGGACCTGAAGCAGTACATGGACGACTGCGGGAACATCCTGAGCATGCAGAATGTCAAGGTGAGTCTGTGCAGGAGCGCCCCAAACCCCACACCTTTATCAACTGTCAGGTTTTTCTCTGGCTGGGAGATTCATTGTTGAATGCGCCCCCTTGTGGTGATAAACACCATAGCAGCTTCTGTTGAATCTGAGCCGTTTGGTAGTGTATTATGTTTCATATTATGTCATAATTCTTTGAAAACTTCTTATTCCTTCAACATCTCCCTCTTTTCCTGCAGATTTTCCTTTTCCAGATCCTGCGAGGCTTAGCCTACTGTCACAGACGGAAGGTTCTGCACAGAGACCTGAAGCCCCAAAACCTCCTTATCAACGACAGGGGGGAactcaagctagcagactttggTAAAACTTAACACGTTAATTTagtaaaatgttgtatttgctttttactattttgattAAGTTGAGAAAAGTTTGTACAGTTGTTCCTGGATGTGAGGTTCGCATTTTAGCTGAACtttcctctccagtaccctggcatagactttcccagggggGCTGAGGAGTGATTCCTCAGTAATTGGAACACAACCTctggtcccccttcttgaaaatgGGAACCATCACCCCTACCCTCAggccagtggtacggttcccaGAGAGGGAAAAGGTAGTTTTTCCCTCTCTGGGTGGATGGGATGCTTCTgcttcaggtggaggagtttaagtatcttggaGTCTTGTTCTCGGGTGAGGTGAGATCAACAGGCGGATGGAGGTGGCGTCTGCCGTTATACAGTCACTGCACCGCTCTGTGTgatgaagagagagctgagctaGACAGCAAAGCTCTCAGTTTGCTGGTCAATCCTCGTTCCactactcacctatggtcatgagctcatgaccaaaagaacaagatcccaactacaagcggctgaaaagACCTTCTTCTGTATggtggctgggtgctcccttagagatggAGTGAAAAGGTcggtcacccagagagagctcggagtagtcCACTTCTCCACATTGAGAAGAGCCAGTTGAGATGCCTCGGGCATCTGGTTTGGATGTCTCCTAGACGCCTCCCTGTGGAGGTGTTCTGAGCATGTGCCACTGagtggaggccccggggaagacccaggacacgctagAGAGACTATTTCTCTCTGCTGGCCTGAGAACATCTCAGAATctctccagaggagctggaggaagtggccttggagagggaagtctgggcatcttttcTGAGACGGCTGcccccggtcccggatgagtggAAGATGCTGGATATGACGTCTATTTGAAATGAAACCTTTAATTTGACCATTATTCTCTAGCAATTCAGTTAAATGTTAATGCATGATTATTGTATAACAGGAAAGAGTCAATGAAAGTGTATTCATGGACTTTTGTCGTCTGCTCCACAGGTTTAGCCAGAGCCAAGTCTGTGCCCACAAAAACCTACTCCAACGAGGTGGTGACTCTGTGGTATCGGCCTCCAGACGTACTGCTGGGCTCGTCTGAGTACTCCACGCAGATAGACATGTGGTGAGGGGGCTTCTCTCTGCGGGGGTGATGGCAACTGTTAGGAAGTGCTAAGATTCCTTCTTCTGGTTCCATATGTCTGCACAGCGCATTCATTACTCCAGGCTTCTTTGAAGTGTTGGACGTGTATTTGTGGAACTATCTGGAGTTGTGGCAAAATCATGATCTTAACCCCCCCACCCATGTGTTCTCCTCCTCAGGGGTGTGGGCTGCATATTCTATGAGATGGCTGCAGGCAGGCCCCTGTTTCCAGGCTCCACAGTGGAGGACGAGCTGCACCTCATCTTCAGGCTGTTAGGtcagtgctgccccctgctggcgcTCAAATGTATAACATGAGCCTTTAATCGCATTAGTTCTGGTATGCAGCCCCCTGTGGCTGCGTGAAAAGCCCCTCCAGCTGGCACAGCAGAGCCTGACTTACGCAAGGCCGGCTGCACGTTTCTCCACAGGCACTCCGACGGAAGACAGCTGGCCGGGAATCTCCTCCATCGAGGAGTTCAAGTCCTACAAGTTCCCAAAGTACAAGACTCAGCCTCTGATCAATCACGCGCCGAGGTAAGACGCCTCTCCGTCCTCTCAACATCCTTATACGCCACATTGTAACCGGTTCAGGTGTTAACCCCTCACCTCTTTTGTTAGTCCTCTAATCATTGGAGAAGGGAATGGGCAAACATTTATCGTGAGACCCAGGTATTAGACTAAAAGCCGGCAAGTGGCGTGCTTTAGATTGGAACCCAGACGCTAGGTTGTTTAGTTAGTGTGTGCTCGTGTCACTTCCTGTAAGGAAATCCTGTGGAATAGTTGACTCTGTTTTGCTCGGTTTCCTTCCTTACATCCTGCAGCATCTGTGAGTCGCCCTACCTAACTGACTCCCCTCCTCTTCCCCCCCCTCCCTTCATGCAGGCTGGACAATGATGGACTCGACCTTCTGATGTCGTTCCTGAAAGTGAGTCCCCACAGATCTGAGCTGATGACAGCGGTTTGCCGGGATGCGTCTCAACGTTtgctttttatctttaaaatttcagtttgaaTCCAAAAAGAGAGTCTCTGCCGATGAAGCCATGAGGCAGCCATACTTCAGGAGCCTGGGGCCGCGCGTGCACACGCTGCCAGAGAGTGAGTAGTGCTACATTCACGCCGggcgttcaagaacgcactaAACACgctttagcccatggtgttcacaccagacaacTACTTCTTCTTGtgctttttctactgtttcccAGTGcgtgtccgccacctacaggaTTCTTGGTGTTAAATATTGACACGGTGCAGACCACGTGAATCAGTTTTATTCTGATTTATCAAAGTCTTGGTGTCATGGAATTGCAGTTAGGAACAAACCGCTACTATTCATTTCTATCACATGATCAATTTACAAGTGgttgacatttttgtgaattGAAAGGGTTGCCATCTATGCGTCACTAttaaatccaagtccctgattggtcaaaatttgaccTGGCTTAACCTTTAATGCACGTTCAGTGGACATGGGTTTGGTACGTAGAGCTCAAAAATGGATGTAGAAACTTGCgtgaacacaaacattttgaaccTGAAACCCACATTTACGCtccttttcattagaagtggtaGCTTGAACGCATGTTACCGAGTGCGGTGTGAACAAAGTTTTATAGCAGATTCAAGAGAACGACCTAAAAGGTGCAAAGACCGCTTCCAGCTGCAGAAACACGGCCGTCCTGCTGACTTCTGTGGTTCTGTTTTTGGCAGATATGTCCATATTTACACTGAAGGAGGTGCAGCTCCAGAAAGATCCCGGCTACAGGAACTCCTCGCACCCTGAATCAGGTGAGGAGCAGAGTTTGGGCCCACTAGCATGTTTAATGTGATGTCTTGGAGaaggaaaaagtttttattttggttgctTAGCAACAAAGGTTGCAGAATTAATGGAGGACGAATAAGATAAGCCCATACAATATATACTTATATTAAATAAACGGCAGGAAATTACTTTACCTTAATCTGCCCAGGCATTAAGTACTTATCTCACAATGCACTGTGGGATTTGTAGTGACTACAAGCCCTATCTGAATCCCCCCTTTTTCCTGGTTTCCATCAGGTAATGGGAAGAACAGAAGACAAAGCATGCTGTTTTAGTATTTCTGGACTGGGTTTGCTTCTGTGGGGAGGATCCCTCAGCTGTGTACAGCCTCGCAGACGGATCAGGACccagagatgttttttttttttttttggcatggaCGGAACATCAGGATCATCATCACTCCAACCAAACTGTTCTTTGGGGGGAGAAACTCCGCCCCTTTG includes these proteins:
- the LOC112151819 gene encoding cyclin-dependent kinase 17 translates to MEKMKRFKRRLTQTLRGSHTIDESLSELAEHITIEENGLKDNEPIVRNGRPPSAHSVHSFLHQYAGSFKKPPLRRPQSVIGGGLGSLMVMPRNGSRLDIVHENLKMGSDGESDQASGTSSDEVQSPTGVCLRNRGNRRISAEDLNKRLSLPADIRIPDGYLQKLQLNSPPFDQPLSRRSRRASLSEIGFGKLESYIKLDKLGEGTYATVYKGRSKLTDNLVALKEIRLEHEEGAPCTAIREVSLLKDLKHANIVTLHDIVHTDKSLTLVFEYLDKDLKQYMDDCGNILSMQNVKIFLFQILRGLAYCHRRKVLHRDLKPQNLLINDRGELKLADFGLARAKSVPTKTYSNEVVTLWYRPPDVLLGSSEYSTQIDMWGVGCIFYEMAAGRPLFPGSTVEDELHLIFRLLGTPTEDSWPGISSIEEFKSYKFPKYKTQPLINHAPRLDNDGLDLLMSFLKFESKKRVSADEAMRQPYFRSLGPRVHTLPENMSIFTLKEVQLQKDPGYRNSSHPESGNGKNRRQSMLF